From the genome of Paralichthys olivaceus isolate ysfri-2021 chromosome 4, ASM2471397v2, whole genome shotgun sequence:
gaatgataaaaataattataaaaaaggaCAAATTGATCATAAAATAACTGCATTCCAATTAGTGAGGACAAGTGTTATTTTGACCTTATGCaacattttcttaatttttagtttttcttctttttttaaattaatgttatATGAGCAGTTGAGCTATATTTTGACCAATGATGCACAAGCAGAGACATCACCTGAAAAGAGCACATGAGAGTCTCATCCACACTCATCATAGCACCAGCATTGTCAAACTCCCCACAGTAGTTGGGTGCTGAGAACAAAGTGACAAGCTGCCTCTTTGCAAAAAATTCATAGCCATCCTCAACAACCTGAGGGTGAGAGAAGAATAGAAAAGACAGGTTACATGAATCAGAAGGTGTTCTTAGTGCCAGACAAAatcatgtgggtttttttctagCCTTAACTCTCTTCCAGTCTTGGAAACAATGTCTtgtgaaaacagtgtgtgtaGAGTTCTTTGCACAATGTGTGACATCTTGCTTTCCAAGTGTATCAGTGTCCAATGACCCACCATAACAGAGCCACGTTACATAATCACATTACTGTTTACAATGGAAAAGAGGATTGCAATTACCTGATGAGCACGACAGATCAGATCAAGATCATGTTTATGCAAAAACTTGGCCACCACCTCTGAGCCAAAGGTAAAAGATACACCTCTGTCATTCTCTCCCCAGCCCAATACATCCTTGTCTGGATCAGACCAGAGCAGATCGCAAAGCAGACCCTGGTCAGGCACGTCAGTGGGGCGCATGATGCGTCTGATCTGCTCCATGGACTGAAGGTCAGGTGACAGTCCTAAATGGAACAGCAGGGaaagaacaaataaacacactgatATTGAGGTCAGTACCCATCACACGTGGGTGAAGCCTACGTCAActcaaaaactgcaaaacagcaTTACTGAAGGACAAATAAGAACAGCTGACGGCAAAGGGTCAAAGTTTGTGCAGGAAACTAAACCCAGTAGAAGTACTGTAAATatggggagagaaaaaaaattccaacaacaacccaaaaaaaagaaaccaggaACCCACCTCCGTGGCAGCAAAAGATCTTCTCATCAACAATGGCGGCGATAGGGAGGCAGTTAAAACAATCTGTGAAGGTCTTCCAGAGTTTGATGTTGTACCTTCTTTTACCTAAAACATcaagacaacaaaacaattcTTCATATATCATAACAATACTACCACTTCTTCCACTAATGTTGCATATGTGTTACGCCATTAAGACTTCTATATATTTTCTTATAGGTGCACTTGAGAAacataaaaatcaaacattttagtCAGTGACTTCAGTGAATCTTACTCACACTCATCATAGAAGCCATATATTCTGTTGATTGAAGCACACTCATGGTTTCCCCTCAGCAGGAAGAAGTTCTCAGGGTATTTAATTTTGTAGGCCAGCAGAAGACAGATGGTTTCCAGAGACTGCTTCCCCCTGTCCACGTAGTCGCCCAAGAACAGGTAGTTGCTTTCTGGAGGGAAGCCTCCATACTCAAACAGCCTCAGCAGATCATAGTATTGCCCGTGGATGTCACCTAGAAGCACATGGATAACTGTATACATCTACAGCGGCAAACTGAATTACTCACAGTTGTCTTATGAGTAGTAATTTGTAATTGTCTCCTTTGGGAATGAAACCATTCTTTTCTGATGGACACACGTGTACATACAAACCATACATACCACAGATCTTGAGCGGGGCCTCCAGCTCCAGGAGGATGGGTTGACTGAGGAAGATCTCCCTGGACTTGAGGCACAACCCGCGGATCTCGTTCTCCTGGAGCTGCACATTCTTGCCAGGCTTCGCTCCTCTGACTGCGGCACgacaacaaacaaaagtcaGCACGCACGTCGAGCTGAACACGGACGCAGCTGCAGTTCACACCGCCTGGTACACAGCAGCTCCAGACGGACTGTGGTCACACAGCGAGCTACACGAGGCGCCTGACTGCGCAGTgctagtgtgagtgtgtgtgtgaaagtgtaaTGCAGTGTGTATTACACCGCGTAGATTCCGTGTCATCAGAAAACACTCACGTTAACATCCCAGAGACACGTTAATGTTCAAAGTGACGTTAGCAGTGTAGAGTAATAAACAACGTTAGCTGGCTAATGGCTACTGATTCCACACAAATGTTGACAAACATGCGCCAGTGGGGCTTTAGCCGCTGTTAGCGCCTGTCACCGCAGCGTGCTAACCCCCCACCACATCCTCTTACCTTCTAAGAGACGCTGGATGATACTGTCTATGTTCAGCTTGTCAACATCGGCCATCGCAACGCTGGAGTCGAATGTGGGTCTTGGCGTTAACACAGTGGTGATGGCTAGTCCGCTAGCTATCCGAGCATTAGCTACCTGACGTTAGCTTCGGCTGAGGGTGAAGATGTGGATGTGAcccctgctgctgtttcagCCGCTCGTCGACGCTTTGGACAAACTAATCATCTACTAAAACATCGCACTTTCAAAAAAACATCCGCATCCaacgttgttgtttttttggagcGAAGCGGGGACTGAAATCATGAACGTCAGGCGAACTAGCCGCGAGCTAGCGATGGTGtcccctctgtttttctctgccgCACCTTGTACCAGCTTcaaggaggctgctgctgctgctgctccgctgctgccccctgctggtctgGATGGAGAGAGGCGTCTCCAGCTCAGAAGACAAGGTGCGTTTACAGTGAGGTATTAGTATTCATATAATATACTCATATGATATACTCatataatatattcaaataaaatactcatataatttattcatataatatactcatataatatattcaaataaaatactcatataatatattcaaataaaatactcatataatatattcatataaaatactcatttaatatattcatataatccTCCTAAATGGCTGATTAGCGACAGCACCATTTATAAGCACATTCTTATTATTATCTTGATTATTATTAAACAGGTCTCTTTCACCTTGACATTTTATCATGTGCAGCAATCATCTAAAATGTATTGTATGTAAAGTTTGAGTATTTTACAGTGACTTCATGGCACTGGCTTGTATAACATTACATGtataacagataaaaaaaagttttccctTGAACAAAGTCTCCATTACAAACCTGCTGATGGACATTATTTCAGTTGTGAAAAAGAGATCTTCTTCAGTTCAATTGATCAAGTCCCTAAAACAGAAATAGCACCGTCACCGAGATCAATTCTGTAAGCCTTTAGCTTAGTGCAGCCAAACTTCAGTTGCTGGTTAATGAGGTAAACTACTCCCTTCGTCCCTTTCTTTAAGAGACATTTCACCTTTATGATTGGACAGTTACAGGCTCAGATatctttcatttttaacatATGCATATGTAGCAAAGTCACGCTTTATACTTATTACTCTACTCTTGACCCTGGGACAAAGAGACTTGTAGCCGCTGAGCTCCACTGCTCTGCACTATGGTCGAGCACTGCACAGTCAGCACCGCACTAAAACTCAAATGACTAATTAAATATCACTACTGGAAAGGTTTTTCTGCTGTAACTATGGTAAGTAAATCCACACACAAATCTGTCTTCATGGGGTCAAGAGGAAAAGTTATTGTTTCTCACCCTGGGAGCAGAAGACCTCCTCATAGGTCTGCATGGTTACATTCTTAGCCAATGAAAACCTACCTTGTCATCAAAACTTCATAGTTAGCACAACTATGCACTACTGGTCGATAGTGATACAAACCCTCAaatcttctgttgttttttgatGACATTAACCTTTTAACTCCCTTTTACTGCCGAGGTTTGTATCACAAATGCAAGTTTTAAAAAAGCCAGAGCTTTAAGTGTGTAAATCTTTGCAGATATCTTCATAAGTGCCGCTGACACCCAAATGTGCAGTGCTGTGAAACTAAAATTCCCCCATCAATACAAATCCTCATTTCCTGAATCTATTCAGTGAAAAATACCTCATAGCAGGTCTGATGAAgacatattaaacattttacttttcacatAAAACTTTAATTTCACCCAGTACATATCAAgcaattatttatatatagtacAATAATActcacaaacatacatataGTAATATGTAATCAACAGACTATTAATAGTTCTGGAAATGAAA
Proteins encoded in this window:
- the ppp1cc gene encoding serine/threonine-protein phosphatase PP1-gamma catalytic subunit A, which encodes MADVDKLNIDSIIQRLLEVRGAKPGKNVQLQENEIRGLCLKSREIFLSQPILLELEAPLKICGDIHGQYYDLLRLFEYGGFPPESNYLFLGDYVDRGKQSLETICLLLAYKIKYPENFFLLRGNHECASINRIYGFYDECKRRYNIKLWKTFTDCFNCLPIAAIVDEKIFCCHGGLSPDLQSMEQIRRIMRPTDVPDQGLLCDLLWSDPDKDVLGWGENDRGVSFTFGSEVVAKFLHKHDLDLICRAHQVVEDGYEFFAKRQLVTLFSAPNYCGEFDNAGAMMSVDETLMCSFQILKPAEKKKPNGSRPVTPPRNMVTKQAKK